One window from the genome of Mycolicibacterium gadium encodes:
- a CDS encoding DMT family transporter, which produces MLKWALLAGAISTEVAATLSLRAAQDHSAWLAVVVAGYLTSFVFLTMVLRAGVPVGIAYGIWGALGTAVTAVLAAVLFGDPFTWPIVAGIGLIIAGVLLIEFGSHRAVTADS; this is translated from the coding sequence GTGCTGAAGTGGGCGCTACTTGCGGGCGCAATCTCGACCGAGGTCGCCGCCACGCTGTCTCTGCGTGCCGCCCAGGATCATTCGGCGTGGCTCGCGGTCGTGGTCGCCGGCTACCTCACGTCGTTCGTGTTCTTGACGATGGTGCTGCGCGCCGGCGTACCCGTCGGCATCGCGTACGGAATCTGGGGCGCGCTGGGCACCGCGGTCACCGCGGTTCTGGCCGCCGTACTCTTCGGCGACCCGTTCACCTGGCCGATCGTCGCGGGCATCGGGCTCATCATCGCCGGGGTGCTGCTGATCGAGTTCGGTTCGCATCGCGCCGTGACCGCCGACTCATGA
- a CDS encoding MFS transporter, with translation MAPESLDAVVAQHRRARVAVAALFLSNGALFANLLPRYPEIKTDLQLSNTMFGIAIAAFSAGALVAGLSAAALIRRYRSSRVAVVSTLGLAGFVVAAALAGTPLILAAALFMAGACDAVTDVAQNAHGLRLQRNYGRSIINSLHAVWAGGAIIGGVMGAGAIAVGISRATHLAIAAVLFGGVVLIAYPYLLKGADHGDHPARPAGQGSGAGLAVCGTLVALVVLAIAGATVEDAGSSWATLYLRDSLGAPGAVAVFGYVALVGFMFVGRLIGDRLVDRFGERAVVRAGGLLAAAGMGVALAFPSIPGTIAAFAAAGFGVATLIPAAMHRADQLPGLRPGSGLTVLTWLMRIGFFGAPLVVGVIADATSLRIGLLSVPVAGLVAIALAGALSARPRLNHRLSRR, from the coding sequence ATGGCGCCCGAATCGCTCGACGCCGTTGTGGCGCAGCATCGAAGGGCCAGAGTCGCGGTCGCGGCGCTGTTCCTGAGCAACGGAGCGTTGTTCGCCAACCTGTTGCCTCGCTACCCGGAGATCAAGACCGACTTGCAGCTGTCCAACACGATGTTCGGGATCGCGATCGCGGCGTTCTCAGCGGGCGCGTTGGTGGCAGGCCTCTCCGCGGCGGCGTTGATCCGCAGGTACCGATCGTCGCGCGTGGCAGTCGTCAGCACCCTGGGCCTCGCGGGATTCGTTGTCGCTGCAGCCCTGGCAGGAACCCCGCTGATTCTCGCCGCGGCGTTGTTCATGGCGGGAGCGTGCGATGCGGTCACCGACGTGGCGCAGAACGCGCACGGGCTGCGGTTGCAGCGCAATTACGGCCGGTCGATCATCAACTCGTTGCATGCGGTCTGGGCGGGGGGAGCCATCATCGGCGGCGTGATGGGTGCCGGCGCGATCGCGGTGGGCATATCCCGGGCAACGCATTTGGCGATCGCGGCGGTCCTGTTCGGCGGCGTCGTGCTGATCGCCTACCCGTACCTGTTGAAGGGGGCCGATCACGGCGACCATCCGGCGCGGCCGGCAGGGCAGGGATCCGGTGCGGGCTTAGCGGTGTGCGGGACACTGGTCGCGCTCGTCGTGCTCGCCATCGCGGGAGCGACCGTCGAGGATGCGGGAAGTTCCTGGGCAACACTGTATTTGCGTGACAGCCTCGGTGCGCCCGGGGCGGTCGCGGTGTTCGGCTATGTCGCACTGGTCGGGTTCATGTTCGTCGGCCGGCTGATCGGGGACCGTCTTGTCGACAGGTTCGGCGAACGCGCGGTGGTTCGCGCCGGTGGCCTCCTCGCGGCCGCGGGAATGGGGGTCGCGCTGGCCTTCCCCTCGATTCCGGGCACCATCGCGGCATTCGCTGCGGCGGGATTCGGAGTAGCGACCCTGATCCCGGCGGCGATGCACCGCGCCGACCAGCTGCCTGGCTTGCGCCCGGGCAGCGGATTGACGGTGCTGACGTGGCTGATGCGGATCGGCTTCTTCGGCGCGCCTCTGGTCGTCGGCGTCATCGCCGATGCGACGAGCCTGCGGATCGGCCTGCTGTCCGTGCCCGTCGCCGGGCTGGTGGCGATCGCACTGGCCGGAGCGCTCAGTGCGCGACCCCGATTGAATCATCGGCTCAGCCGGCGGTGA
- a CDS encoding carboxylesterase/lipase family protein: MTAEPNTRHGADERRPAVPAVEPLVVDTSYGPVRGVDNGTVKVWKGIRYAAAPTGDLRWRAPQAPQRWSEPADATRVGPVCPQPTDPRIPIDLGAPQGDDCLTLNVWASSDTEAGDGKPVMVWLHGGAYILGSSAQSLYHGAALASGGDALIVTVNYRLGALGFLDLSSFGAGFDTNLGLRDALFALQWVRDNIAGFGGDPARVTLFGESAGAGMVTTLLASPAAAGLFSAAIAQSSPATSIYDSERGRRFAELFLDALDLARGDVQRLPSVPIDAVLAAAKKVFDEVPARWPGTLAFAPIIDGDIVPAHPVKLAREGRTHPVPLIIGTNKHEAALFRWMKSPLMPISPQALRAMFTEIAAEQPALQLPDEAQIRTAYRGRPKTIGMGVARDIGFRMPSIWFADGHREVAPVYLYRFDFAPPMLRLLRLGAAHATELPYVWGNLVGGPKDPTFKLGGLKAGKAVSARMRRRWMSFAVDGTPSASAGDPEWRPYRKEDRASLIIDASERVVDDLDRDLRLAWGDEVLSFR, encoded by the coding sequence ATGACAGCAGAGCCCAATACGCGACACGGTGCCGACGAACGGCGACCGGCGGTGCCGGCAGTCGAGCCCCTGGTCGTCGACACCAGCTACGGACCCGTACGCGGCGTCGACAACGGAACGGTCAAGGTGTGGAAGGGCATTCGCTATGCCGCGGCGCCGACCGGCGACCTGCGGTGGCGGGCACCTCAGGCGCCCCAACGGTGGTCGGAGCCGGCAGATGCGACGCGGGTGGGACCCGTCTGCCCGCAGCCCACCGATCCGAGGATCCCGATCGACCTCGGCGCGCCGCAGGGTGACGACTGCCTGACGTTGAACGTGTGGGCGTCGTCGGATACCGAGGCCGGTGACGGCAAACCGGTGATGGTGTGGCTGCACGGCGGCGCCTACATCCTCGGCTCATCGGCGCAATCGCTGTATCACGGTGCTGCACTGGCGAGCGGCGGCGACGCGCTGATCGTCACGGTCAACTACCGGTTGGGCGCGCTCGGTTTCCTCGACCTGTCCTCCTTCGGCGCCGGGTTCGACACCAATCTCGGCTTGCGCGACGCGCTGTTCGCACTGCAATGGGTGCGCGACAACATCGCCGGATTCGGGGGCGACCCGGCCCGGGTCACATTGTTCGGCGAGTCCGCCGGCGCAGGCATGGTGACCACGCTGCTGGCGAGCCCCGCGGCCGCGGGACTGTTCTCGGCGGCCATCGCCCAGAGTTCGCCGGCGACTTCGATCTACGACTCTGAGCGCGGCCGCCGCTTCGCCGAGCTGTTCCTCGATGCGCTGGATCTCGCGCGGGGCGACGTCCAGCGCCTGCCCTCGGTTCCGATCGACGCCGTGCTGGCGGCCGCCAAGAAGGTTTTCGACGAAGTGCCTGCCCGGTGGCCGGGAACACTGGCCTTCGCGCCGATCATCGACGGTGACATCGTTCCCGCGCACCCGGTGAAGCTAGCCCGAGAAGGACGCACGCATCCGGTCCCGTTGATCATCGGCACGAACAAGCACGAGGCCGCGCTGTTCCGGTGGATGAAGTCGCCGTTGATGCCGATCTCGCCGCAGGCGCTGCGGGCGATGTTCACCGAGATCGCCGCCGAGCAGCCGGCACTGCAGCTGCCCGATGAAGCGCAGATCCGCACCGCATACCGGGGCAGGCCCAAGACGATCGGCATGGGGGTGGCCCGCGATATCGGTTTCCGGATGCCGTCGATCTGGTTCGCCGACGGCCATCGGGAGGTCGCACCCGTCTACCTCTACCGGTTCGACTTTGCGCCCCCGATGCTGCGGCTGTTGCGCCTCGGCGCGGCGCACGCCACCGAGTTGCCCTATGTGTGGGGCAACCTGGTCGGCGGGCCGAAGGACCCGACGTTCAAATTGGGCGGGCTCAAGGCGGGAAAGGCGGTGTCGGCGCGGATGCGCAGGCGCTGGATGAGCTTCGCGGTAGACGGTACGCCGTCCGCGTCGGCCGGGGATCCCGAGTGGCGTCCGTACCGCAAAGAGGATCGGGCGTCGCTGATCATCGACGCGTCCGAGCGGGTGGTCGACGATCTGGACCGTGACCTGCGATTGGCCTGGGGCGACGAGGTGCTCAGCTTCCGCTGA
- a CDS encoding TetR/AcrR family transcriptional regulator — MIHAQLIEVIGGAASVGKAGGNVDEAADRTSQRILDSALQEAAAVGLQRITVEDVVRRAGVSRMTAYRRYPRRDDLVEALVRRETQRFLGAVADAIDATEDPNEGVAAAFIAAVTFAREHPMLRRAGHVEPAPIDSAELLKMGSAFIANYIHGDTPGTPPRQVRWVADVFARLFITYISTPPDDPDFSDDAELRQFAHEVLTPMVERAV, encoded by the coding sequence GTGATCCACGCCCAGCTCATCGAGGTCATCGGCGGCGCCGCGTCCGTCGGCAAGGCGGGCGGCAACGTGGACGAAGCGGCCGACCGGACCAGCCAGCGCATACTCGACTCCGCCCTGCAGGAAGCGGCAGCAGTTGGGCTGCAACGGATTACGGTCGAGGACGTGGTGCGCCGCGCCGGTGTGTCACGGATGACGGCTTACCGCCGCTACCCGCGTCGCGACGATCTGGTGGAAGCACTTGTTCGCCGTGAGACGCAACGGTTCCTCGGCGCCGTCGCCGATGCCATCGATGCCACCGAAGATCCGAACGAAGGGGTGGCCGCGGCGTTCATCGCCGCGGTCACGTTCGCCCGCGAGCATCCGATGCTGCGCCGCGCCGGTCACGTCGAGCCCGCTCCGATCGATTCGGCGGAACTGCTGAAGATGGGGTCGGCGTTCATCGCCAACTACATTCACGGTGACACGCCGGGCACGCCGCCACGGCAGGTCCGCTGGGTCGCCGACGTGTTCGCCCGGTTGTTCATCACTTATATCTCGACGCCGCCGGACGACCCCGACTTCAGCGATGACGCCGAACTCCGGCAGTTCGCCCACGAGGTGCTCACACCCATGGTCGAACGCGCAGTCTGA
- a CDS encoding DUF202 domain-containing protein, with protein sequence MPSQPEKPGLQAERTQLSWERTAISFLVAGALPLFGRGPLDDGRIALPVVGALLAVLVVWLARRRAHSFTVAPKAEIVLLGCATAGFAGLVLMIGALE encoded by the coding sequence ATGCCATCTCAACCGGAGAAGCCAGGATTACAGGCCGAACGCACCCAATTGTCCTGGGAGCGAACCGCGATCAGCTTCCTGGTCGCCGGAGCGCTGCCGTTGTTCGGCCGAGGTCCATTGGACGACGGGCGGATCGCACTGCCCGTGGTGGGAGCCTTGTTGGCAGTCCTTGTCGTCTGGCTGGCTCGCCGACGGGCGCACAGTTTCACGGTCGCGCCGAAGGCCGAGATCGTCCTACTTGGCTGCGCGACCGCGGGGTTCGCCGGGCTGGTCCTGATGATCGGTGCGCTCGAGTAG
- a CDS encoding DMT family transporter: protein MWLALAGAILVEVVATLSLRASEGFRKKAWIAPIIAGYLLSFYLLYVSLGLGMPVGIAYGVWSACGIALVAVIARFLFDEPLTPMMGLGIVLIVFGVLTIEMVTAG, encoded by the coding sequence ATGTGGCTCGCGCTCGCCGGCGCCATACTCGTCGAGGTCGTCGCGACCCTGTCGCTACGCGCTTCGGAGGGTTTTCGCAAGAAAGCGTGGATCGCACCGATCATCGCCGGCTACCTCCTGTCGTTCTATCTGCTGTACGTGTCGCTGGGCCTGGGCATGCCGGTCGGCATCGCGTACGGCGTGTGGTCGGCGTGCGGCATCGCGCTGGTGGCGGTCATCGCGCGGTTCCTGTTCGACGAACCCCTGACTCCGATGATGGGGCTGGGCATCGTGCTCATCGTCTTCGGCGTGCTCACGATCGAGATGGTCACCGCCGGCTGA
- a CDS encoding TetR/AcrR family transcriptional regulator, translated as MILTDRTLTKKQQQGEQSREQILDATEKLMATRGYAATSISDIRKACGLPASSIYWHFGSKDGVLAAVMERGAQRYFAAIPADATVERQLDAVVRQQSQHPDFLRLFLLLSLERSDDPAVAEVVRRVRDTAIARFRDAIAQLLPADIPDRTAQRVLDELAAVAVALSDGIFLAVHLEPETTDVDRMYRRLHQTVTALIPTLLEEK; from the coding sequence ATGATCCTTACAGATAGAACGTTGACGAAAAAGCAGCAGCAGGGCGAGCAGTCCCGCGAGCAGATCCTCGACGCGACGGAAAAGCTGATGGCCACACGTGGCTACGCCGCGACGTCCATCAGCGACATCCGCAAGGCCTGCGGCCTGCCGGCGAGTTCGATCTACTGGCACTTCGGATCCAAGGACGGCGTGCTGGCGGCCGTCATGGAACGCGGCGCCCAGCGGTATTTCGCGGCCATACCCGCCGACGCCACCGTCGAACGACAGCTGGACGCGGTGGTGCGCCAGCAATCACAGCATCCGGATTTCCTGCGGCTGTTCCTGCTCCTGTCACTGGAGCGCAGCGACGATCCCGCGGTCGCCGAAGTGGTGCGACGGGTCCGCGACACCGCGATCGCGCGGTTTCGCGACGCGATCGCACAACTGCTTCCCGCCGACATTCCCGACCGCACGGCGCAGCGCGTCCTGGATGAACTCGCCGCGGTGGCGGTCGCGCTGTCGGACGGGATCTTCCTCGCGGTCCATCTCGAGCCCGAGACCACCGACGTCGACCGGATGTACCGGCGGCTGCATCAGACCGTAACCGCCCTGATCCCGACTCTCTTGGAGGAGAAGTGA
- a CDS encoding sterol desaturase family protein, with product MHDPVTFAIPFFLIMLIIEWVSAGKLMHDEAERAPAGAYLKPDAWASIKMGLVSILTSGVLNAVALLAYAALYVYVAPWQLPSTAWYTWVIAIVGVDVLYYFYHRIAHRVRLIWATHQAHHSSQYFNFATALRQKWNISGDVFLRALLPLLGVPPWMVFASFSINLIYQFWIHTERIGKLWRPIEFVFNTPSHHRVHHGMDEQYLDKNYGGIFILWDRLFRSFKEENVRPNYGLTKQVDTYNIWTLQTHEYVSIFRDVRRATQFRDKLGYAFGPPGWLPAERRVDEGSAKVRV from the coding sequence ATGCACGACCCGGTGACGTTTGCGATCCCGTTCTTCCTCATCATGCTGATCATCGAGTGGGTGAGTGCGGGAAAGCTGATGCATGACGAGGCGGAACGGGCACCGGCGGGCGCCTATCTGAAGCCCGACGCGTGGGCGAGCATCAAGATGGGGCTGGTCTCGATCCTCACCAGTGGCGTCCTCAACGCCGTCGCCCTGCTGGCCTACGCCGCGCTCTACGTTTACGTGGCACCCTGGCAGCTGCCGTCCACCGCCTGGTACACCTGGGTGATCGCCATCGTCGGCGTCGACGTTCTCTACTACTTCTATCACCGGATCGCCCACCGCGTCCGTCTGATCTGGGCGACCCATCAAGCCCATCACTCCAGCCAGTACTTCAACTTCGCGACCGCACTGCGCCAGAAGTGGAACATCAGCGGCGACGTGTTCCTGCGGGCGCTGCTGCCACTGCTCGGTGTGCCGCCGTGGATGGTGTTCGCCAGCTTCTCCATCAACCTCATCTACCAATTCTGGATCCACACCGAGCGCATCGGAAAGCTCTGGCGGCCAATCGAATTCGTCTTCAACACGCCGTCGCATCACCGCGTTCACCACGGCATGGACGAGCAGTACCTCGACAAGAACTACGGTGGCATCTTCATCCTCTGGGACCGGCTGTTCCGCAGCTTCAAGGAAGAGAACGTGCGCCCGAACTACGGGCTGACCAAGCAGGTCGACACCTACAACATCTGGACGCTGCAGACCCACGAGTACGTGTCGATCTTCCGCGATGTCCGGCGGGCCACGCAGTTCCGCGACAAGCTGGGCTACGCCTTCGGCCCGCCCGGTTGGCTGCCCGCCGAACGCCGCGTCGACGAAGGGTCGGCAAAGGTTCGCGTATAG
- a CDS encoding YidH family protein, translating into MTDDHEDLDYRFTLANERTFLAWIRTALALIAGGVAVVQLVPALTIPGVRHGLGMTLTASGGVLAVLAVLRWRAVQTAMHEGGDLPRSRMPALLGGAIVVLTIALIVVIAVQP; encoded by the coding sequence GTGACCGACGATCACGAGGATCTGGACTATCGCTTCACGCTCGCCAACGAGCGCACCTTCCTCGCGTGGATTCGCACCGCGCTGGCACTGATCGCCGGCGGCGTCGCGGTCGTGCAACTGGTGCCCGCCCTGACCATCCCCGGAGTGCGCCATGGCCTGGGAATGACGCTGACCGCATCTGGCGGCGTCCTTGCGGTGCTGGCGGTGCTGCGTTGGCGTGCCGTGCAGACCGCCATGCATGAGGGCGGCGACCTGCCCCGATCCCGGATGCCGGCGCTGCTTGGCGGCGCCATCGTCGTACTGACCATCGCACTGATCGTCGTCATCGCGGTGCAGCCGTAA
- a CDS encoding SDR family NAD(P)-dependent oxidoreductase produces the protein MTATPNKTAIITGASAGLGLECATALLASDPTWHVVFAVRDVARGAHAVEQAGHPARCTVLEMDLASLTSVHAFAEDFRGRGLPPLHAIVCNAGLQVVSGTEHTAEGVEMTFGVNHLGHFALVRDLLADLAHPARIVVVASGTHDPAKTTGMPAPRYTRAADLAHPADDEPVDGRRRYTTSKLCNLLYAYELDRRLGCGANGVTVNAFDPGLMPGSGLARNYSAIGRWAWRYLFPLLRVLPNVNSTRASGARLAALVCDPRFDDVTGSYFEGKRPIASSTDSYDREKALDLWETSEQLLERTDHQDQPGEPRGRAAK, from the coding sequence GTGACCGCAACACCGAACAAGACAGCGATCATCACCGGTGCCAGTGCCGGGCTCGGATTGGAATGCGCGACAGCGCTTCTCGCGAGCGACCCAACCTGGCATGTGGTGTTCGCGGTGCGCGACGTGGCGCGCGGCGCGCACGCGGTCGAACAGGCCGGCCACCCGGCGCGGTGCACGGTTCTCGAAATGGACCTCGCGTCGCTGACGTCGGTCCACGCCTTCGCCGAAGACTTCCGCGGCCGCGGACTGCCGCCGCTGCACGCGATCGTCTGCAACGCCGGCCTTCAGGTCGTGTCGGGCACCGAACACACCGCCGAGGGCGTGGAGATGACTTTCGGAGTGAACCATCTCGGACACTTCGCCCTGGTGCGGGACCTGCTCGCGGACCTGGCCCACCCGGCGCGCATCGTGGTCGTCGCCAGCGGCACCCACGATCCGGCCAAGACCACGGGAATGCCCGCACCGCGGTACACCAGGGCCGCCGACCTCGCGCATCCCGCGGATGACGAACCGGTCGACGGCCGCCGCCGGTACACCACGTCGAAGCTGTGCAACCTGCTGTACGCGTACGAACTCGACCGTCGGCTCGGCTGCGGTGCCAACGGTGTCACGGTCAACGCGTTCGATCCCGGCCTGATGCCCGGCTCCGGCCTGGCCCGCAATTACTCGGCGATCGGGCGGTGGGCCTGGCGGTACCTGTTTCCACTGCTGCGGGTGCTGCCGAATGTCAACAGCACCAGGGCCTCGGGCGCGCGCCTGGCGGCGTTGGTCTGCGATCCCCGGTTCGACGACGTCACCGGGTCGTACTTCGAAGGGAAGCGGCCGATCGCATCGTCGACCGACTCCTACGACCGTGAGAAGGCGCTCGACCTGTGGGAGACCAGCGAGCAACTACTCGAGCGCACCGATCATCAGGACCAGCCCGGCGAACCCCGCGGTCGCGCAGCCAAGTAG
- a CDS encoding oxygenase MpaB family protein yields the protein MSVTFIPKRLPAAEKLRNRIVQDFEKSAGRHDDPAVYGGPPGDPGLIGPGSISWEINADLASVSQAGLPAIVLEILHPSVVAGVQDLSNYREDPFQRARATLGYVLTTTFGNTEAATRVIERVKHVHSFVNGTRPDGVPYRALDPELIAWVHTCIPWMILRTYEHTKRPLSREEQDRYLAEQAVIGRLGGADWVPTTAAELDDYVDTMRPKLSVNAQTREFIDFLATSPFFPDLPGPVDRQLHRFAIYAGMSRAPAWARELIGYDRPSALTRRLIEPALHLDARHLRWAFGTPRFAELARHRAAGARPKVAVS from the coding sequence GTGAGTGTCACATTCATACCGAAGCGGCTCCCCGCCGCCGAGAAGCTTCGCAACCGCATCGTGCAGGATTTCGAGAAGAGCGCTGGTCGACACGATGATCCGGCGGTCTACGGGGGGCCACCCGGCGATCCCGGGCTGATCGGGCCCGGCAGCATTTCGTGGGAGATCAACGCCGACCTGGCATCCGTCTCGCAGGCCGGTTTGCCGGCGATCGTGCTGGAGATCCTCCATCCGTCGGTGGTGGCGGGCGTTCAGGATCTGTCCAACTACCGCGAAGACCCATTCCAGCGGGCCCGCGCCACCCTGGGCTATGTGCTGACCACGACGTTCGGCAACACCGAGGCCGCGACCCGCGTCATCGAACGCGTCAAGCACGTGCACTCGTTCGTCAACGGCACTCGCCCCGACGGCGTGCCGTACCGCGCCCTGGATCCCGAGCTGATCGCCTGGGTGCACACGTGCATCCCGTGGATGATTCTGCGGACCTATGAACACACCAAACGCCCGCTGAGCCGCGAGGAACAAGACCGGTATCTGGCCGAGCAGGCGGTGATCGGCAGGTTGGGCGGCGCCGACTGGGTGCCGACAACGGCCGCCGAACTCGACGATTACGTCGACACCATGCGACCGAAGCTGAGCGTGAACGCGCAGACGCGTGAGTTCATCGACTTCTTGGCGACGTCGCCGTTCTTCCCCGACCTGCCAGGGCCGGTAGACCGGCAACTGCACCGATTCGCGATCTACGCGGGCATGAGCCGCGCCCCGGCGTGGGCACGCGAGCTCATCGGCTATGACCGCCCGTCCGCGCTGACCCGCCGGCTCATCGAGCCCGCCCTGCACCTCGACGCCCGGCACTTGCGGTGGGCATTCGGGACGCCGCGGTTCGCCGAGCTCGCCCGCCACCGTGCGGCAGGTGCGCGTCCGAAGGTCGCGGTGTCGTGA
- the lysA gene encoding diaminopimelate decarboxylase, producing the protein MTVDGDERSRDEQRKAAADALVGLFPPGTRTDSDGTLVVGGCRLDDVAAQFGTPAIVVSEDALRQRARDYLSAFRSRWPRCDVAFASKSFPCTAVQRVMAHEGLHLDVAGGGEIRTALKAGVDPARILLHGNAKSDDELGMAVKHGIGLVVVDNFDDIDRLERIVPTGHQQPCLVRVIPGVEAATHASQATGHAGSKFGLAPDDARAAIARIERSAKMRLDGVHTHVGSQLLNVEQLAQAVEPIAKLGTFEVYDLGGGLGVRYTYAEHPPTLDDYADAMVTQATALLPEGSRIIVEPGRSMVANSACTIYRITTLKRGVVTHVAVDGGMGDNLEVSLTGQRFEATIVNRVGGGETVSVVGRHCESGDQLVDGVALQEPSIGDLLAVPVTGAYCYTMSNQYNGARRVPVVFTRAGAARLVVRRDTWDDLLMRDVD; encoded by the coding sequence ATGACGGTGGACGGCGATGAGCGCTCGCGAGACGAGCAGAGAAAAGCTGCGGCCGATGCGTTGGTCGGCCTCTTCCCGCCGGGCACCCGCACCGACAGCGACGGGACCCTCGTGGTCGGCGGATGCCGCCTCGACGACGTGGCCGCGCAGTTCGGCACGCCGGCCATCGTCGTCTCCGAAGACGCGTTGCGTCAGCGGGCCCGCGACTACCTCAGCGCCTTCCGCAGTCGCTGGCCGCGCTGCGACGTGGCGTTCGCGTCGAAGTCATTCCCGTGCACGGCCGTTCAGCGGGTGATGGCCCATGAGGGTCTGCACCTCGACGTCGCGGGCGGCGGCGAGATCCGGACCGCCCTCAAGGCGGGCGTCGACCCGGCCCGGATTCTGCTGCACGGTAACGCCAAATCTGACGACGAACTGGGCATGGCTGTGAAGCACGGAATCGGACTGGTGGTGGTCGACAACTTCGACGACATCGACCGCCTCGAGCGCATCGTTCCGACGGGACATCAGCAGCCGTGCCTGGTCCGGGTCATCCCGGGCGTGGAGGCCGCCACACATGCCTCCCAGGCGACGGGGCACGCTGGGTCGAAGTTCGGCCTGGCGCCCGATGATGCCCGTGCCGCGATCGCGCGGATCGAGCGCAGCGCCAAGATGCGCCTCGACGGCGTGCACACCCATGTCGGCTCACAGCTGCTCAACGTCGAGCAGCTCGCGCAGGCGGTCGAGCCCATCGCGAAGCTGGGCACCTTCGAGGTGTACGACCTGGGCGGTGGGCTTGGCGTGCGCTACACCTACGCCGAGCACCCGCCGACCCTCGACGACTACGCCGACGCGATGGTGACTCAGGCGACGGCGCTGCTACCGGAGGGCAGCCGCATCATCGTCGAACCCGGCCGCAGCATGGTCGCCAACAGCGCATGCACGATCTACCGCATCACGACCCTCAAACGCGGCGTCGTCACGCACGTCGCGGTGGACGGCGGCATGGGTGACAACCTCGAGGTCTCACTCACCGGTCAGCGGTTCGAGGCAACGATCGTCAACCGGGTCGGTGGTGGCGAAACCGTCAGCGTTGTGGGACGGCACTGCGAATCGGGCGACCAACTGGTCGACGGCGTCGCGCTACAAGAACCATCGATCGGCGACCTGCTCGCGGTGCCCGTCACCGGGGCCTACTGCTACACGATGTCCAATCAGTACAACGGCGCCCGCCGGGTTCCGGTGGTGTTCACCCGCGCCGGTGCGGCGCGGCTGGTGGTCCGCCGCGACACCTGGGATGACCTGCTGATGCGTGACGTCGACTGA
- a CDS encoding cation:proton antiporter regulatory subunit — protein MDVREVLLPGVGLRYEFDNRDGDRIGVVARRTRDFEIVVYPKEDPDQAQHVFRLTEDEAEALAQILGAPRIAERFADLTREVPGLDAGQVVLEPGSPFANRPLGETRARTRTGASIVAIVRDDAVLASPGPAETLRAGDVLVVIGTAEGILGVEDIVARG, from the coding sequence ATGGATGTCAGAGAGGTTTTGCTGCCCGGCGTCGGGTTGCGCTACGAATTCGACAATCGTGACGGCGACCGGATCGGCGTGGTCGCACGACGCACCCGTGACTTCGAAATCGTCGTGTACCCAAAGGAGGACCCCGACCAGGCACAGCACGTGTTCCGACTGACCGAGGACGAGGCAGAAGCCCTCGCTCAGATCCTGGGTGCGCCGCGAATCGCGGAACGATTCGCCGACCTCACCCGCGAAGTCCCGGGCCTCGACGCCGGACAAGTTGTCCTCGAGCCCGGAAGTCCATTTGCGAATCGCCCCCTCGGGGAGACCAGGGCACGGACGCGCACCGGCGCGTCCATCGTTGCGATCGTGCGCGACGACGCGGTCCTCGCTTCGCCAGGTCCGGCCGAAACTCTCCGCGCCGGTGACGTTTTGGTGGTGATCGGCACCGCGGAAGGCATCCTTGGCGTCGAAGACATCGTCGCCAGAGGCTGA